Sequence from the Saccharopolyspora pogona genome:
CGTTGTTCTGGCATGATCGCTGGTGTGCGGGACGCGCGGAGGTTGTCGCCTGAGGCGCAGGAGGATTTGCGGCGCAGGGTGGTCGCTGCTGTTCATGGTGGGATGAGTCAGGTCGAGGCGGCCCGGGTGTTCGCGGTGGCCCCGCAGTCGGTGTCCAGATGGGTGCAGGCGTGGCGGAAACGTGGCTCGAAGGGTCTCACCGGGCGTCGCCGGGGTCGCAAGTCCGGCGAGCAGAAAGCGTTGAGTGCCCGCCGGCAGCGCAAGCTGCGGTATGCGGTGGCCGAGCACACCCCGGCCACGTTCGGGCTGACCGGCCTGGTGTGGACGCGCAAGACAGTGGCCGAGCTGATCCGGGTGCGCCACGGCATCGTGTTGAACCTGCGCACCGTCGGCAACTACCTGCGTTCCTGGGGATTGTCGCCGCAGAAACCGATCCGCAAGGCCTACGAACAGGACCCCGAGTCCGTACGCCGATGGCTGGAGGAGGACTACCTGGCCATCGCCGCCCGCGCCCGCCGCGAGGGCGCACTGATCCTGTGGCTGGATCAGACCGGGATCCGCTCCGACGCCACCGTGGCCCGCACCTGGGCACCGGCGGGCCAGACACCGGTGGTGGGCAAAACGGGCAAACGATTCAGCGTGAACGCGATGTGCGCGATCGGGAACAAAGGCGAGCTGTACTTCACCGTCTACACCGGCTCGTTCAACGGCAAGGTGTTCCTGTCGTTCCTGGACCGGCTGACCCGCCATCTGGACCGCAAGGTCCACCTGATCGTTGACGGACACCCCGTCCACCGCCGCAAGACTATCCAGCAATGGATCACCAAGCACGCTGAGGCGATCGCGATGC
This genomic interval carries:
- a CDS encoding IS630 family transposase, which gives rise to MIAGVRDARRLSPEAQEDLRRRVVAAVHGGMSQVEAARVFAVAPQSVSRWVQAWRKRGSKGLTGRRRGRKSGEQKALSARRQRKLRYAVAEHTPATFGLTGLVWTRKTVAELIRVRHGIVLNLRTVGNYLRSWGLSPQKPIRKAYEQDPESVRRWLEEDYLAIAARARREGALILWLDQTGIRSDATVARTWAPAGQTPVVGKTGKRFSVNAMCAIGNKGELYFTVYTGSFNGKVFLSFLDRLTRHLDRKVHLIVDGHPVHRRKTIQQWITKHAEAIAMHFLPGYSPELNPDELLNADLKRTVSTSTAPKTRAELKQAVRSFLHRLQKLPDRVRSYFGKPEVRYAA